One region of Cobetia sp. cqz5-12 genomic DNA includes:
- a CDS encoding BCCT family transporter, producing the protein MQEAVPPASDGDHLDPRVFIPAVLVILAFIGPVILFPEASTALINAAFSFATGKFGWLYLVAGLSVVGFLIWLAFSRYGNVRLGGAEDTPDFSYFSWVAMIFTCGMGIAIVNWAWVEPIYYYTSPAYHVAAKSREAAEWALAFGQFHWGLTPWAFYCLPGLPIAYSMYVKKRDGVRLSVASRGVLGRHADGAWGVLLDSIVVFGIVGGVGTSLGLAVPLVSQLVSGILGMEANFGLEVAVLCIWTAMFSASVWFGLAKGIKILSDVNVILAIFLLAFTFIVGDSQFMVEGFVNSLGKTLGNFIPMSLWTDPAGDSTFWKDWTVFYWAWWIAYAPMVGLFVARISRGRTIRELIIAELVFGSLGTWVFFAVWGGYALDLQISGALDIKALLDSGGIPLAVEGILQTLPYAKLVTVAFILLCFIFLATTLDSSAYVLASVTSRKLSGYQEPKRSFRLIWAFLIAAVGVALIQLGGLQTVQTSTIVVALPMIPVMLILALSMLRWLKNDFPKEELNPVLVIDDMPAFQRKPKKTNRQA; encoded by the coding sequence GTGCAAGAAGCAGTTCCCCCCGCCAGTGATGGCGATCATCTGGACCCGCGTGTCTTCATCCCCGCCGTATTGGTCATCCTGGCCTTCATCGGCCCGGTCATCCTGTTCCCGGAGGCCAGCACCGCGCTGATCAATGCCGCTTTCTCCTTCGCCACCGGCAAGTTCGGCTGGCTGTATCTGGTGGCCGGCCTGAGCGTCGTCGGCTTCCTCATCTGGCTGGCCTTCAGCCGCTACGGCAACGTCCGTCTGGGCGGGGCAGAGGACACGCCCGATTTCTCCTACTTCAGCTGGGTGGCGATGATCTTCACCTGCGGGATGGGGATCGCGATCGTCAACTGGGCGTGGGTCGAGCCGATCTACTACTACACCTCGCCGGCCTACCACGTGGCGGCCAAGAGTCGTGAGGCTGCGGAGTGGGCGCTGGCCTTCGGTCAGTTCCACTGGGGGCTCACGCCGTGGGCTTTCTACTGCCTGCCGGGCCTGCCGATCGCCTACTCCATGTACGTCAAGAAACGTGATGGCGTGCGTCTTTCCGTCGCCTCGCGCGGTGTACTGGGCCGTCATGCGGATGGTGCCTGGGGCGTGTTGCTGGATTCCATCGTCGTGTTCGGGATCGTCGGCGGCGTCGGCACCTCGCTGGGGCTGGCGGTACCGCTGGTCTCGCAGCTGGTCAGTGGCATCCTCGGCATGGAGGCCAACTTCGGGCTGGAAGTCGCGGTGCTGTGCATCTGGACGGCGATGTTCTCGGCCAGTGTCTGGTTCGGCCTGGCCAAGGGCATCAAGATTCTCTCCGACGTCAACGTGATCCTGGCGATCTTCCTGCTGGCCTTCACCTTCATCGTCGGTGACTCGCAGTTCATGGTCGAAGGTTTCGTCAACAGCCTCGGCAAGACCCTGGGCAACTTCATCCCGATGAGCCTGTGGACCGACCCGGCGGGAGATTCCACCTTCTGGAAGGACTGGACCGTCTTCTACTGGGCCTGGTGGATCGCCTACGCGCCGATGGTGGGGCTGTTCGTGGCGCGTATCTCACGCGGTCGTACCATCCGTGAGCTGATCATCGCCGAGCTGGTGTTCGGTTCGCTGGGCACCTGGGTGTTCTTCGCGGTGTGGGGCGGTTACGCGCTGGATCTGCAGATCAGTGGCGCGCTGGACATCAAGGCGCTGTTGGATAGTGGCGGTATCCCGCTGGCGGTGGAAGGTATCCTGCAGACCCTACCGTACGCCAAGCTGGTCACGGTAGCCTTCATCCTGCTGTGCTTCATCTTCCTGGCAACCACGCTGGACAGCTCGGCCTACGTGCTGGCTTCGGTGACCTCACGCAAGCTGTCCGGGTATCAGGAACCCAAGCGCTCGTTCCGTTTGATCTGGGCCTTCCTTATCGCGGCCGTCGGCGTTGCGCTGATCCAGTTGGGAGGCCTGCAGACGGTGCAGACCTCGACCATCGTGGTGGCGCTGCCGATGATCCCGGTGATGCTGATTCTGGCGCTCTCGATGCTGCGCTGGCTCAAGAATGACTTCCCCAAGGAAGAGCTGAATCCGGTGCTGGTCATCGATGACATGCCGGCCTTCCAGCGCAAGCCGAAGAAGACGAATCGTCAGGCGTAA
- a CDS encoding GMC family oxidoreductase N-terminal domain-containing protein, producing the protein MANRLSANPDHRVLLIEAGGRDNYHWIHIPVGYLYCINNPRTDWLYRTEPDKGLNGRSLIYPRGKTLGGCSSINGMIYMRGQARDYDHWAEVTGDSEWRWEQCLPAFMRHEDHARLDEGGDAGPEHRQFHGHGGEWRVERQRLNWEVLDDFASAAEQAGIPRTEDFNRGSTEGVAYFEVNQRSGWRWNTAKAFLRPALKRGNLTLWHSTQVNRLLFAGGEQGAGDGTGAGTGAGTGADAVKDASSLRCTGLQVVRDGKLINLTAKREVVLCAGAIGSPHLLQVSGVGPKALLEQHGVEVVKDLPGVGENLQDHLQIRSVYKVTNAKTLNAMASTLLGKMGIGMQYLFKRSGPMSMAPSQLGAFTRSSEDYAHPNIQYHVQPLSLEAFGQPLHPFPAITASVCNLNPTSRGSVRLQSADPRQAPAIAPNYLSTPEDRKVAADSLRVTRRIAEQPAFARYKPEEIKPGVKYQSDEELARLAGDIGTTIFHPVGTTRMGRADDPLAVVDSRLRVRGIHGLRVADAGIMPTIVSGNTNSPTLMIAEKAAGWILESAVGGD; encoded by the coding sequence ATGGCCAATCGCCTCAGCGCCAATCCTGATCACCGCGTGCTGCTCATCGAGGCGGGTGGGCGGGACAACTATCACTGGATCCACATTCCGGTGGGCTACCTGTACTGCATCAACAATCCGCGCACCGACTGGCTGTACCGCACCGAGCCGGACAAGGGGCTCAACGGACGTTCGCTGATCTATCCGCGCGGCAAGACGCTGGGGGGATGTTCCAGCATCAACGGCATGATCTACATGCGCGGTCAGGCGCGGGATTATGACCACTGGGCCGAGGTGACCGGCGACAGCGAGTGGCGCTGGGAGCAATGTCTGCCGGCCTTCATGCGCCATGAGGATCACGCGCGCCTCGACGAGGGCGGGGATGCCGGCCCCGAGCATCGCCAGTTCCATGGTCACGGTGGCGAATGGCGAGTCGAGCGGCAGCGCCTCAACTGGGAGGTGCTGGACGATTTCGCCAGTGCCGCCGAACAGGCCGGCATCCCGCGCACCGAGGACTTCAATCGTGGCAGCACCGAAGGGGTGGCCTATTTCGAGGTCAATCAGCGTTCCGGCTGGCGCTGGAATACGGCCAAGGCCTTTCTGCGTCCGGCACTCAAGCGCGGCAACCTGACGCTGTGGCACTCCACCCAGGTCAATCGTCTGCTGTTCGCGGGCGGCGAGCAGGGCGCAGGGGATGGCACAGGAGCTGGCACAGGAGCTGGCACAGGGGCGGACGCAGTGAAGGACGCCTCCAGTCTGCGCTGCACCGGGCTGCAGGTGGTGCGTGATGGCAAGCTCATCAACCTCACGGCGAAGCGTGAGGTCGTGCTGTGTGCCGGCGCCATCGGCTCGCCGCATCTGCTGCAGGTCTCGGGGGTCGGGCCCAAGGCATTGCTGGAGCAACATGGCGTCGAGGTGGTGAAGGACCTGCCCGGCGTCGGCGAGAATCTGCAGGACCACCTGCAGATCCGCTCGGTCTACAAGGTCACCAATGCCAAGACCTTGAACGCCATGGCCAGCACGCTGCTGGGCAAGATGGGCATCGGCATGCAGTACCTGTTCAAGCGTTCCGGGCCGATGAGCATGGCGCCATCGCAATTGGGAGCCTTCACGCGCAGCAGCGAGGACTACGCCCACCCCAATATCCAGTATCACGTCCAGCCGCTGAGTCTCGAGGCCTTCGGGCAGCCCTTGCATCCCTTCCCGGCGATCACCGCGAGTGTCTGCAATCTCAACCCCACCAGCCGTGGCTCGGTGCGTCTGCAGAGCGCCGACCCGCGCCAGGCCCCGGCGATCGCACCCAACTACCTGAGTACGCCGGAGGACCGCAAGGTCGCCGCCGATTCACTGCGGGTCACGCGGCGCATTGCCGAACAACCCGCCTTTGCGCGCTACAAGCCCGAAGAGATCAAGCCAGGTGTCAAGTATCAGAGCGACGAAGAGCTCGCCAGGCTCGCCGGTGATATCGGCACCACCATCTTCCATCCAGTCGGCACTACGCGCATGGGGCGGGCGGATGACCCGCTGGCGGTGGTCGACAGCCGCCTGCGGGTGCGCGGTATCCACGGCTTGCGGGTGGCAGATGCCGGCATCATGCCGACCATCGTCAGCGGCAATACCAACTCGCCGACCCTGATGATCGCAGAGAAGGCCGCTGGCTGGATTCTGGAGTCAGCTGTCGGAGGAGACTGA
- a CDS encoding CoA-acylating methylmalonate-semialdehyde dehydrogenase — protein sequence MTTAAHAIQHFINGQVTRGDSSATQDVFNPATGKVTGQVALARNSDVDAAVAAADAAFAAWADTPPIRRARVMFKFLALLNEHKDALAEAVTREHGKVFTDAQGEVARGIDIVEFACGIPQLLKGDFTDQVSTGIDNWTMRQPLGVVAGITPFNFPVMVPMWMFPVAIAAGNSFVLKPSPLDPSASLMMADLLKQAGLPDGVFNVVQGDKGAVEALIDHPKVRALSFVGSTPIANLIYERGARHGKRIQALGGAKNHMVVMPDANLDKAVDALIGAAYGSAGERCMAISVAVMVGDVADTLVPRLAERARELKIKDGMNLDAEMGPIVTRQAHERICGYIEKGVAEGAEMIVDGREFTGNDIGGDSTEGFWMGGTLFDHVTPDMTIYKEEIFGPVLACVRVPDVATAIQLINDHEFGNGVSCFTESGSVAREFGRRIQVGMVGINVPIPVPMAWHGFGGWKSSLFGDTHAYGEEGVRFYTKQKSIMQRWSDSIDAGAEFAMPTAK from the coding sequence ATGACGACAGCAGCCCACGCTATCCAGCATTTCATCAACGGCCAGGTGACCCGAGGCGATTCCAGCGCCACTCAGGATGTCTTCAATCCGGCCACCGGCAAGGTGACCGGTCAGGTCGCGCTGGCACGCAACAGTGATGTCGATGCCGCCGTGGCTGCTGCCGACGCCGCCTTCGCGGCCTGGGCCGACACGCCGCCGATTCGCCGCGCTCGAGTGATGTTCAAGTTCCTCGCGCTGCTCAACGAGCACAAGGATGCGCTGGCGGAGGCGGTCACCCGCGAGCACGGCAAGGTGTTCACCGACGCCCAAGGCGAAGTGGCACGCGGCATCGATATCGTCGAATTCGCCTGCGGTATTCCGCAGTTGCTCAAGGGGGATTTCACCGATCAGGTCAGCACCGGCATCGACAACTGGACGATGCGCCAGCCGCTGGGCGTCGTCGCCGGCATCACGCCGTTCAACTTCCCGGTGATGGTACCGATGTGGATGTTCCCGGTCGCCATCGCGGCAGGCAACAGCTTCGTGCTCAAGCCGAGCCCGCTGGACCCCAGCGCCTCGCTGATGATGGCGGACCTCCTCAAGCAGGCGGGCCTGCCGGATGGCGTCTTCAACGTGGTGCAGGGCGACAAGGGTGCCGTCGAGGCGCTGATCGATCATCCCAAGGTACGTGCACTGTCCTTCGTGGGCTCGACCCCGATCGCCAACCTGATCTATGAGCGCGGCGCACGCCACGGCAAGCGCATCCAGGCGCTGGGTGGCGCCAAGAATCACATGGTGGTGATGCCGGACGCCAACCTCGACAAGGCGGTGGATGCCTTGATCGGCGCGGCCTACGGCTCCGCCGGCGAGCGCTGCATGGCCATCAGCGTGGCGGTGATGGTGGGCGATGTGGCGGACACCCTGGTGCCGCGTCTGGCCGAGCGTGCCCGCGAGCTCAAGATCAAGGATGGCATGAATCTGGACGCCGAGATGGGCCCGATCGTCACCCGTCAGGCGCATGAGCGTATTTGCGGGTATATCGAGAAAGGCGTCGCGGAAGGGGCCGAGATGATCGTCGACGGGCGTGAGTTCACCGGCAACGACATCGGCGGCGACAGCACTGAAGGCTTCTGGATGGGCGGCACGCTGTTCGATCACGTCACCCCGGACATGACGATCTACAAGGAAGAGATCTTCGGCCCGGTGCTGGCCTGTGTCCGCGTGCCGGACGTCGCGACCGCCATCCAGCTGATCAATGACCACGAATTCGGCAACGGCGTGAGCTGCTTCACCGAGAGCGGCAGTGTCGCGCGTGAATTCGGGCGGCGCATCCAAGTCGGCATGGTCGGCATCAACGTGCCGATTCCGGTCCCGATGGCCTGGCACGGCTTCGGCGGCTGGAAGAGCTCCCTGTTCGGGGATACCCACGCCTACGGTGAAGAGGGGGTGCGCTTCTATACCAAGCAGAAGTCCATCATGCAGCGCTGGTCGGATTCCATCGATGCCGGTGCCGAATTCGCCATGCCGACGGCCAAGTAA
- a CDS encoding LysR family transcriptional regulator: MQDLSRLNAFVTVARTGSVSRAAQALHLTQPAISLKLKQLQEGLGLSLFERHPHGLLLTADGQALLPSAEKTLASARGFEQAAAALHSTVRGKLRIGTIVDPEFIRLGSLLRHLLERAPNLETELHHGMSGCVLKALRQNALEIGFYLAPPGEGPRDDSLCYRELAFFDYFILAPTGWSSRLTETDWPSLAALPWIVTPENSVHSRLLAHAMRDSQCIPHRVAQVDQEVCMLDLVRAGVGLTLARDVLALAERQERGLNIVPDTRLPCALSVVWRHDKQHEPCVEAALQSLEEVWPSE; this comes from the coding sequence ATGCAGGATCTGTCCCGACTCAATGCCTTTGTCACCGTGGCGCGCACCGGTAGCGTGTCGCGAGCGGCGCAGGCGTTGCACCTCACCCAGCCCGCGATCAGCCTCAAGCTCAAGCAATTGCAGGAAGGCCTGGGATTGAGCCTGTTCGAGCGTCACCCCCATGGCCTGTTGTTGACGGCCGATGGCCAGGCCTTGCTGCCCAGTGCCGAGAAGACCCTGGCCAGCGCACGTGGCTTCGAGCAGGCCGCCGCGGCACTGCACAGCACAGTACGCGGCAAGCTGCGTATCGGCACCATCGTCGACCCGGAGTTCATCCGTCTGGGCAGCTTGCTGCGCCATCTTCTGGAGCGTGCACCCAATCTGGAGACGGAACTCCACCACGGCATGAGCGGCTGCGTCCTCAAGGCGCTGCGCCAGAATGCGCTGGAAATCGGCTTCTACCTCGCACCACCCGGAGAAGGCCCGCGCGATGACTCACTCTGTTATCGCGAACTGGCATTCTTCGACTATTTCATTCTCGCCCCCACCGGTTGGTCATCGCGCCTGACCGAGACTGATTGGCCCTCCCTGGCCGCCCTGCCGTGGATCGTGACGCCTGAGAATTCTGTCCACTCACGCCTGCTGGCGCATGCCATGCGCGACAGTCAGTGCATTCCCCATCGCGTCGCGCAGGTGGATCAGGAAGTCTGCATGCTGGACCTGGTACGCGCCGGCGTCGGGCTGACATTGGCCCGCGATGTACTGGCGCTGGCCGAGCGCCAGGAACGTGGCCTCAATATCGTGCCAGACACCCGCCTGCCCTGCGCCTTGAGTGTGGTATGGCGTCACGACAAGCAACACGAACCCTGTGTCGAAGCTGCCCTGCAAAGTCTCGAGGAGGTCTGGCCGTCTGAGTGA